CTCGGCCCCCGCCCAGGCGTCGGCCCCCGCCAAGGCGTCGGCCCCCGCCCGGGCGTCGGCTCCGGCGCCGACCCCGATTCCGCCGTCGGCCCGAGCCCAGGCCCCGACCCCCACCCCGGCTCCGGCCCCGGCGTCCGCTCCAGCGGCTGTCGCGGCACCGGCCATCACGCCCGTCCGGCCCTTCGTGTCCGGAGGCCTCGGATGAGACGCCTCCGCTTCGTCGCCCTCGGGGACTCCCTCACCGAGGGTGTGGGGGACCCTGTGGGCGAGGGATGGCGTGGCTGGGCCGCGCTGCTGGCCCAGGGGCTCGCCGGGGAGACCGCTGAGAAGGCCGGGGAATCCGACGGGTCCGGTGAGCCGGTAGGGGCGGTCGAGCGCGTGGAGTTCACCAACCTCGCGGTCAGCGGCGCGCAGACGCGGGACGTGCTGGAACGGCAGCTCCCGCTCGCGCTGGAGCTGCGGCCCGACGTCGTCTCGGTCCTCGTCGGCGTGAACGACACCCTGCGCTGCACCTTCGACATCCGTGCCGTGGCCACCCGGCTCGACACGGTGTACGGGGCGTTCGCCGAACAGGGCGCGGTCGTGCTCACCGCATGTCTGCCCGACCCGGGCGGCACGCTCGGGCTGCCCGGGGCTCTCGCCCGCCCGCTGGCCCGGCGGCAGCGCGCGGTGAACGCCGTCGTGCACGCGCTGTCCGAGCGTTACGGCGCCGTCCATCTGCACGCCTCGGAGGGCGCCTGGCTGACCGACCGGGCGATGTGGAGCGCGGACCGGCTCCACCCCGGCGAGAGGGGGCACCGGCAACTGGCGGTGCGCTTCCACGCACTGCTGGCCGAGGCCGGTCTCGCGAGCGGCGCCGCGCCTTCGCCCGAGCCCGGCTTCCCGGCGCCCACGGTCTCGGCGAGCCTGTGGTGGCTGGCGACCGCGGGCACCGGCTGGGTGGCCCGGCGGTGCACCGACCTGCTCCCGCAGTTGCTCACCCTGGCGGCCGACGAGATGCGTCACCGCGCGCGGGGGACGAGCGCCCGCCTCGACCTGCGGGCCTCCGCGGCGGTGTCCGCGGCGCTTGCCGCGCTGTCCGTGGCGGAGCGGCAGCCGGACACCGCCTGAAGCCCGGCGGGCGGGGCCCGCGTCACCGGGCAGGCGGCTCGCTCACCTGCGGCGTACGGCGACGAAGCGGACCGGTGTCCCGGGTGCCGCCTGTGCCGCGGCCGCGAGGTCCGGCGCGCGGACGACCCCGATCACCGGGTAGCCCCCGGTGGTCGGATGATCGGCGAGGAAGACCACCGGCCGGCCCGCCGGCGGAACCTGTACGGCGCCCAGGACCATGCCCTCGCTCGCCAGCTCACCGCTCCTGGCGCGCTCCAGGGCGGGCCCCTCGGTGCGCAACCCGATGCGGTTGCTGGCCGAGGACACGTGGAACGTCCGCGAGGTGAAGGCGCGGAGCGCCTGCGGGGTGAACCAGTCGTCGCGCGGGCCGAGCGTCACCCGCAGGACGAGTTCCGTCGGCGGCGCCGGCTGCGGCGCGACGTCCACGCGTGCGTGCGGGACGTGCTCGGGCCCCAGGGGCAGGACGGTGCCGTCCGTGAGCGGCGGGGGGCCGATACCCGAGAGCAGATCGGTGGACCGGCTGCCGAGGACCGGCTCCACGACGATGCCGCCCGCCACGGCCGCGTAGGCGCGTACCCCCGTGACGGCCGGCCCGATGTCCAGCACCGCCCCGGCACGCACCCGCACGGCTGCTCCCCAGGCGACCGGCCGGCCGTCCACCGTGACCCGGCAGGGGGCGCCCCCGACCGCCAGGGTCACGTCGGAACGCGGTTTGAGGGCGCAGCCGTTGAGCGTCGTCTCCAGGACAGCCGCGTCGAGCGGGTTGCCCACCAGCCGGTTGACGAGGGCCGCCGCGGGCCCGTCGAGCGCACCGGAGCGAGGCACGCCGAGATGCGCGTGTCCGGGACGGCCCCGGTCCTGCACCGTGGTGAGCGCCCCGGCGCGGACGACGAAGAGTGCGCGGTCGCTCATCAGGTGCCCACCGGCCCCACCGGGACGAAGCGCACGCGCGTGCCCGGCGACAGCAGCGCGGCCGGCACCCGCGTGTGGTCCCACAGCACCGCCCGCGTGCTGCCGATCAGCTGCCAGCCGCCGGGTGACGCACGCGGGTAGACGCCCGTGTACGGCCCGGCCAGCGCTACCGAACCGGCCGGTACGGCGGTGCGCGGGGTGGCCCGGCGCGGGACGTCGTAGCGTGCCGGCAGTCCGGTGAGATAGCCGAAGCCGGGCGCGAAGCCGCAGAAGGCGACCCGGAACTCGGTGCCCGCGTGGATGCGGGCGACCTCGTGCTCCGTGACGCCCCACAGGGCGGCGACCTCGGGCAGGTCCGGGCCGTCGTAGCGGACCGGGATCTCGACGGCGGGCTCATCACGCGGGGGAGCGGGCGGTACGTCGGAGGCGGCCAGCTCGGACGCCAGCCGGCCGGGGTCGACCAGACCGTCCAGGAGGACCGTACGTGCCGCCGGGACGATCTCGCGGGCGCCGAGCAGTCCCGCCGCGCGCCGGCGCAGCAGCTCGGCGTGCAGGGCCTCGGCCTCCGCGCCCGACGCGACCTCGACGAGCAGGGCGTCGTCGCCGACCGGCAGGACTCGCACGCTCATACGAAGGCCTCCACCCTTACGCCCGACTCCTCCAGCCCTCGCCTGACCCGGCGGGCCAGCTCCACCGCGCCGGGCGTGTCGCCGTGCAGGCACAGGGAACGCGCGCGTACGTCGATGGTCGATCCCCCGAGGGAGGTGACCTGCCCGAGGCGGGCCAGGCTCAGGGACCGTGCCACGACGGCGTCCGGGTCGGTGACCACGGCCCCGGCCTGCCCACGGGGCACGAGCGTGCCCTCCTCGGTGTAGGCGCGGTCCGCGAAGGCCTCCGGGACGGCCGGGAGCCCCGCCCCCAGGGCCAGCTCCAGC
This Streptomyces sp. NBC_00377 DNA region includes the following protein-coding sequences:
- a CDS encoding SGNH/GDSL hydrolase family protein, encoding MRRLRFVALGDSLTEGVGDPVGEGWRGWAALLAQGLAGETAEKAGESDGSGEPVGAVERVEFTNLAVSGAQTRDVLERQLPLALELRPDVVSVLVGVNDTLRCTFDIRAVATRLDTVYGAFAEQGAVVLTACLPDPGGTLGLPGALARPLARRQRAVNAVVHALSERYGAVHLHASEGAWLTDRAMWSADRLHPGERGHRQLAVRFHALLAEAGLASGAAPSPEPGFPAPTVSASLWWLATAGTGWVARRCTDLLPQLLTLAADEMRHRARGTSARLDLRASAAVSAALAALSVAERQPDTA
- a CDS encoding biotin-dependent carboxyltransferase family protein encodes the protein MSDRALFVVRAGALTTVQDRGRPGHAHLGVPRSGALDGPAAALVNRLVGNPLDAAVLETTLNGCALKPRSDVTLAVGGAPCRVTVDGRPVAWGAAVRVRAGAVLDIGPAVTGVRAYAAVAGGIVVEPVLGSRSTDLLSGIGPPPLTDGTVLPLGPEHVPHARVDVAPQPAPPTELVLRVTLGPRDDWFTPQALRAFTSRTFHVSSASNRIGLRTEGPALERARSGELASEGMVLGAVQVPPAGRPVVFLADHPTTGGYPVIGVVRAPDLAAAAQAAPGTPVRFVAVRRR
- a CDS encoding 5-oxoprolinase subunit B family protein; this translates as MRVLPVGDDALLVEVASGAEAEALHAELLRRRAAGLLGAREIVPAARTVLLDGLVDPGRLASELAASDVPPAPPRDEPAVEIPVRYDGPDLPEVAALWGVTEHEVARIHAGTEFRVAFCGFAPGFGYLTGLPARYDVPRRATPRTAVPAGSVALAGPYTGVYPRASPGGWQLIGSTRAVLWDHTRVPAALLSPGTRVRFVPVGPVGT